A single Henriciella sp. AS95 DNA region contains:
- the pstC gene encoding phosphate ABC transporter permease subunit PstC: MLETFGHLPVAWLLFAVLAAAGFVAFFVGRTTAVATAHGSTVRLNSQPNYHGYFLAMATIAPAAVILIIYALFGDSMVRSQLASELPQRIRDLGSLELGQYLDRLAENSHRGPDATTGNALFDAATDRYTNLLGLSRIIAIGLALFGAGIAFFFARSRLSVEFRARARVEDGIKLMLFLCAAIAILTTVGIVASLFFEALRFFARVPVLGFIFGTEWNAQTGTDFGAIPLFFGTFMIAFLAMLVAAPIGLFSAIYLSEYASPRFRSIVKPILELLAGIPTVVYGFFALQFVAPLIRSLAVWVNSLPFTPDSLLAAQPTSALAAGLVMGIMIIPFVSSLSDDVINAVPQTLRDGAYAMGATKSETVKQVVMPAALPGVIAALLLAVSRAIGETMIVVMAAGQRAQISPDPTSDLTTITVQIVALLTGDTEFDSAKTLSAFALGFVLFIVTLVFNLIALRVVQKYREKYE, translated from the coding sequence ATGCTGGAAACATTTGGTCATCTCCCGGTCGCGTGGCTGTTGTTCGCGGTGCTCGCGGCGGCAGGCTTCGTGGCGTTCTTCGTTGGACGCACAACCGCCGTGGCGACAGCACATGGCAGCACGGTTAGACTGAATTCTCAGCCCAATTATCACGGCTATTTCCTCGCCATGGCGACGATTGCGCCGGCGGCGGTCATCCTGATCATCTACGCGCTCTTCGGCGACTCGATGGTGCGGAGCCAGCTCGCCAGTGAGCTGCCGCAACGCATTCGCGACCTCGGATCGCTGGAACTTGGCCAGTATCTCGACCGTCTGGCTGAGAATTCTCACCGCGGACCAGATGCAACCACGGGAAATGCACTCTTCGATGCCGCAACCGACCGCTACACAAATTTGCTCGGCCTTTCGCGCATCATTGCGATTGGCCTTGCCCTTTTCGGTGCGGGCATCGCCTTCTTCTTCGCCCGCAGCAGGCTGTCTGTAGAGTTCCGGGCCCGCGCGCGCGTCGAGGACGGTATCAAGCTGATGCTGTTCCTGTGTGCTGCAATCGCGATCCTGACCACCGTCGGCATCGTGGCGAGCCTGTTCTTCGAGGCGCTGCGCTTCTTTGCGCGCGTGCCGGTGCTGGGCTTCATTTTCGGAACGGAGTGGAACGCGCAAACCGGGACAGACTTCGGGGCCATCCCGCTCTTCTTCGGCACATTCATGATCGCATTTCTGGCGATGCTGGTTGCCGCGCCGATTGGCCTGTTTTCGGCGATCTATCTGTCCGAGTACGCCTCTCCGCGATTTCGCAGCATCGTCAAACCGATCCTTGAGCTCCTGGCTGGCATTCCGACCGTTGTTTATGGCTTCTTCGCCCTTCAATTCGTCGCGCCTCTCATTCGCAGCCTTGCCGTCTGGGTAAACAGCCTACCGTTCACCCCGGACTCTCTGCTGGCCGCCCAACCGACCAGCGCGCTGGCCGCCGGCCTTGTCATGGGCATCATGATCATACCCTTCGTGTCTTCGCTGTCGGATGATGTGATCAATGCGGTGCCGCAAACCCTGCGCGACGGGGCGTATGCCATGGGGGCAACCAAGTCCGAAACGGTCAAGCAGGTCGTCATGCCCGCCGCCCTGCCCGGCGTCATCGCGGCCCTGCTGCTGGCTGTCTCCCGCGCCATCGGTGAAACGATGATCGTGGTGATGGCCGCCGGTCAGCGTGCGCAGATATCGCCTGACCCGACATCTGACCTCACAACAATCACGGTCCAGATCGTCGCCCTGCTGACCGGGGATACCGAATTCGACAGCGCCAAGACGCTGTCTGCCTTCGCGCTCGGTTTCGTACTGTTCATCGTCACCCTGGTCTTCAACCTGATCGCTCTGCGCGTCGTTCAGAAATATCGGGAAAAGTATGAATAG